A segment of the Pseudomonas versuta genome:
CCTGGCCGTCAACAATGATTGGCACGCCGCCTTCCAGCGAGGTCAGCAGTGGCGCCGACAGAAAGGCATGGCGACCCCCATTGACCATGTCCTCATAACCCTTTGATTCACGGCGGCCTAAAGCTGAAGTGCGGGCCTTTTCCATGGCGATATAGGCGCTGATCGGGGCACAGCCGTCGAGACGCTCGAGGGCCAGCGGATGGCCGCCGTCGTCGACGATGGCGATGCTTACCGCCCACTGATTGTTCCGCGCTTCTGTGCGTGCAGCGCCAAGGATCTGACTGACTTCGGTCTGGCTCAATACGGCTTTGGTTTTCATGGGGCTCTCCAATGGGCGCTGTTGGTTCGGTTAAATCAGGGCCTCTTCGACCAGTTCGATCCAGTGCCTGACCGGGGTGCGACCGGCGCCGTCGAGGTGGATCTGGCAGCCGATGTTGGCGGTGACGATAAGTTGCGGCTGGCCGCTTTCCAGAGCATTGAGCCGGTTGTCGCGCAGTTGGCGCGATAGCTCGGGCTGGGTCAGCGACCAGGTGCCCGCCGAGCCGCAGCA
Coding sequences within it:
- a CDS encoding heme-binding protein, which encodes MKTKAVLSQTEVSQILGAARTEARNNQWAVSIAIVDDGGHPLALERLDGCAPISAYIAMEKARTSALGRRESKGYEDMVNGGRHAFLSAPLLTSLEGGVPIIVDGQVIGAVGVSGVKAEHDAQVASAGAQCLK